A region of Nakaseomyces glabratus chromosome M, complete sequence DNA encodes the following proteins:
- the MIM2 gene encoding Mim2p (CAGL0M11473g~Protein of unknown function), with the protein MDDYKALMEAQEQWEQSVEQLNEVLNWVLLPLLGKYMGRKLAWRLHPIGFQLSARGPLEKLLKAAERC; encoded by the exons ATGGACGATTACAAGGCGTTGATGGAGGCGCAAGAGCAGTGGGAGCAATCTGTTGAGCAACTGAACGAAGTGCTGAACTGGGTGCTGCTGCCGCTGCTGGGGAAGTACATGGGACGCAAGCTGGCCTGGCGCCT ACATCCTATTGGTTTCCAATTATCTGCTAGAGGGCCGCTGGAAAAGCTGCTGAAAGCTGCTGAAAGGTGCTGA
- the ARO1 gene encoding pentafunctional protein ARO1p (CAGL0M11484g~Ortholog(s) have cytosol localization), with the protein MLVKVPILGRETIHVGYGVRSHIVETIVGLKSSTYVVINDSNVGRVPYFQELLSDFEAQLPAGSRLLRYVVKPGEANKTRATKEQIEDYLLSEGCTRDTVIVAVGGGIIGDMIGYVAATFMRGVRVVQVPTSLLAMVDSSIGGKTAVDTPLGKNFIGAFWQPEFVLVDIKWLQSLPKREFINGMAEVIKTACIWNADEFQRLETHADEFLHVVNTPKISEKEGFQLYDTDIESIKEHIFKLVLESIKVKAEVVSSDERESSLRNLLNFGHSIGHAYEAILTPQALHGECVSIGMVKEAELSRYLGILSATQVARLSKILVAYGLPVSKDEKWFRELTLNKKTPLDTLLKKMSIDKKNDGSKKKVVLLETIGKCYGKSAHVVSDEDLRFVLTDETLVYPFNNIPRDQNKTVTPPGSKSISNRALVLAALGKGTCRIKNLLHSDDTKHMLTAVQELKGANISWEDNGETVVLEGQGGSTLVACENDLYLGNAGTASRFLTSVAALVNSTSQKDHVILTGNARMQQRPIGPLVDSLRNNGIKIDYVKNEGCLPLKVHTDSVFKGGRIELAATVSSQYVSSILMCAPYAENPVTLALVGGKPISILYVEMTIKMMEKFGIKVEKSTTEEYTYIIPKGHYVNPAEYVIESDASSATYPLAFAALTGTTVTVPNIGSASLQGDARFATDVLQPMGCSVTQTATSTTVTGPPVGHLKPLKHVDMEPMTDAFLTACVVAAVAHDNDPTSKNTTTIEGIANQRVKECNRIEAMCTQLAKFGVRTNELPDGIQVHGLHSINDLKVPSIGNEAVGVCTYDDHRVAMSFSLLAGMVNSEQPNSSNPTPVRILERHCTGKTWPGWWDVLHTELGAQLDGAEPLELNSMKNAKKSVVIIGMRAAGKTTISRWCAAALGYKLVDLDTLFEERYGHGMIKDFVSQHGWEKFREEEARIFKEVIENYGDAGYVFSSGGGLVESSESRRILKSFSKSGGYVLHLHRDIEETIMFLQKDPTRPAYVEEIREVWNRRESWYKDCSNFSFFAPHCNSEVEFQNLRRAFTKFIRTITGVTTVDIPTRRSAFVCLTFENLTEYTNSLKAITYGCDAVEVRVDHLSNMDEDFVSKQISILRASTDGLPIIFTVRTKKQGGKFPDEDYETLQKLLITALKVGVDYIDLELTLPIGIQYKVLNMKRNTKIIGSHHDFASAYPWDHSEWENRYNQALAMDVDIVKFVGMAKSFEDNLMLERFRDSHTTKPLIAINMGAHGRVSRVLNTILTPVTSEHLSEVAAPGQLTVAEINRIYTEMGGITKKDFFVVGSPIGHSRSPVLHNTGYSVLGLPHHFDKFETTSAEEVKKHLLDNKANLGGLAVTIPLKLDIIKYMDELTESAKVIGAVNTVIPLGNSKFKGDNTDWLGIRNSLVSNGVPESVSGLSGLVVGAGGTSRAAIFALHKLGCQKIFIVNRTTEKLEELVKFFPEEYNIVPIKEAEEAEAVNETIGVAVNCVPADKPLDAKLESLLERLLLKSSHTHFVSTLVEAAYKPSVTPVMKLAKDKYQWRVVPGAQMLVHQGVAQFETWNNCRAPFKAIYDAVTEI; encoded by the coding sequence ATGCTGGTCAAAGTTCCTATTCTAGGGCGGGAGACCATTCATGTTGGTTACGGTGTGCGTTCGCACATTGTGGAGACGATTGTGGGGCTGAAGTCGTCGACCTATGTGGTTATCAATGACAGCAATGTTGGGCGTGTGCCATACTTCCAGGAGCTTTTGAGTGATTTTGAAGCGCAATTGCCTGCTGGGTCGCGGTTGCTGCGGTATGTGGTGAAGCCCGGTGAGGCTAACAAGACTAGGGCCACCAAGGAGCAGATCGAGGACTACCTGCTGAGCGAAGGCTGCACCCGTGACACTGTGATCGTGGCTGTCGGTGGTGGTATCATCGGCGATATGATCGGGTATGTCGCTGCCACCTTCATGCGTGGTGTGCGTGTCGTGCAAGTTCCCACCTCTCTGCTGGCGATGGTCGATTCATCCATTGGTGGTAAGACTGCGGTCGACACCCCGTTGGGTAAGAACTTCATCGGTGCGTTCTGGCAGCCTGAGTTTGTTCTAGTGGACATCAAGTGGCTGCAGAGCTTGCCAAAGAGAGAATTTATTAACGGTATGGCAGAGGTCATCAAGACGGCGTGTATCTGGAACGCCGACGAATTCCAAAGATTGGAGACCCACGCAGACGAGTTTTTGCACGTTGTCAACACCCCAAAAATCTCAGAGAAGGAAGGATTCCAACTATACGACACTGACATTGAATCTATAAAGGAACACATCTTCAAGCTGGTTCTAGAGAGTATCAAAGTTAAAGCAGAAGTGGTCTCATCAGATGAGCGTGAATCAAGCTTGAGAAACCTGCTGAACTTCGGCCACTCAATTGGCCATGCTTACGAAGCTATCCTAACACCACAAGCTCTACATGGTGAATGTGTATCGATTGGTATGGTTAAGGAAGCGGAATTATCACGTTACTTGGGTATTCTTTCCGCTACCCAGGTTGCAAGATTGTCGAAGATTCTGGTCGCATACGGCTTGCCAGTGTCCAAGGATGAAAAATGGTTCAGAGAACTAACACTAAACAAAAAGACCCCTCTAGATACtttactgaagaagatgagtaTTGACAAGAAGAATGATGGTTCTAAAAAGAAGGTGGTATTGCTTGAGACAATTGGTAAATGTTATGGTAAGTCTGCCCATGTAGTATCTGATGAGGATTTGAGATTTGTGCTAACAGATGAAACCTTGGTTTATCCTTTCAACAACATCCCCAGAGATCAGAACAAGACTGTCACCCCACCAGGTTCTAAGTCTATCTCTAATAGAGCGCTGGTTTTGGCTGCCCTAGGTAAAGGTACCTGTAGAATCAAGAACTTACTGCATTCTGATGATACTAAACACATGCTGACAGCTGTTCAAGAACTAAAGGGAGCCAACATTTCCTGGGAAGACAATGGTGAAACTGTTGTTCTAGAGGGCCAAGGTGGTAGTACCTTGGTAGCTTGTGAAAACGATCTTTACTTGGGTAATGCTGGTACTGCCTCTCGTTTTTTGACATCTGTTGCTGCACTAGTAAACTCCACTTCACAAAAAGACCATGTTATATTAACAGGTAATGCTAGAATGCAACAACGTCCAATCGGTCCATTGGTTGATTCTCTACGTAACAATGGTATTAAAATCGATTATGTAAAAAATGAAGGCTGTCTACCGTTGAAAGTACATACTGACTCTGTCTTTAAAGGTGGTAGAATTGAGCTTGCTGCAACTGTTTCATCTCAATATGTTTCATCCATTCTAATGTGTGCCCCATATGCTGAAAACCCTGTTACTTTAGCTCTTGTTGGTGGTAAACCAATTTCAATCTTATATGTTGAGATGACTATCAAGATGATGGAAAAATTCGGTATTAAGGTTGAAAAATCAACTACTGAAGAATACACTTACATTATTCCAAAGGGCCATTACGTTAATCCAGCAGAATATGTTATTGAGAGTGATGCATCAAGCGCTACATATCCATTGGCTTTCGCTGCATTGACTGGTACTACAGTGACTGTTCCAAATATTGGTTCTGCTTCTCTGCAAGGTGATGCTAGATTTGCCACTGACGTTCTACAACCAATGGGCTGTTCTGTTACTCAAACAGCCACATCAACAACCGTTACTGGTCCTCCAGTTGGCCACTTGAAACCATTAAAGCATGTTGATATGGAGCCTATGACTGACGCGTTCCTAACAGCCTGTGTTGTAGCTGCAGTAGCTCACGACAATGACCCTACATCGAAGAACACAACTACCATTGAAGGTATTGCTAACCAGAGGGTAAAGGAATGTAACAGAATTGAGGCAATGTGTACACAATTGGCTAAGTTTGGTGTAAGAACTAACGAATTACCAGATGGTATTCAAGTTCATGGCTTACATTCTATCAATGACTTGAAAGTACCAAGCATTGGTAACGAAGCTGTTGGTGTCTGTACCTATGATGATCACCGTGTTGCTATGAGTTTCTCTCTACTAGCTGGCATGGTCAACTCAGAACAACCAAATTCAAGTAACCCAACACCTGTCCGTATTCTAGAAAGACACTGTACCGGTAAGACTTGGCCTGGCTGGTGGGATGTTTTACATACTGAGCTTGGTGCTCAACTAGATGGTGCTGAACCACTTGAGTTGAATTCGATGAAGAACGCAAAGAAAAGTGTGGTAATCATCGGTATGAGAGCAGCTGGTAAAACTACAATTAGCAGATGGTGTGCTGCAGCACTGGGCTATAAACTTGTCGATCTAGATACTctatttgaagaaagataTGGACATGGAATGATAAAAGATTTCGTTAGCCAACACGGCTGGGAAAAGTTCCGTGAAGAGGAAGCTAGAATTTTCAAAGAGGTTATTGAAAACTATGGCGATGCAGGTTACGTTTTTTCAAGTGGTGGCGGCTTAGTTGAAAGTTCTGAATCTAGACGTATATTGAAATCATTTTCCAAGAGCGGTGGTTATGTACTTCATCTGCACAGAGATATCGAAGAGACTATTatgtttcttcaaaaggATCCTACCAGGCCTGCATATGTGGAAGAGATCAGAGAAGTTTGGAATAGAAGGGAATCTTGGTACAAGGATTGCTCAAACTTCTCGTTCTTCGCCCCACATTGTAACTCTGAAGTAGAATTCCAAAATCTAAGGAGGGCATTCACCAAATTCATTAGAACTATCACAGGTGTAACGACTGTAGATATCCCTACAAGAAGATCAGCATTTGTTTGTTTgacatttgaaaatttgaCTGAATATACAAATTCATTAAAAGCGATTACATACGGTTGCGATGCTGTAGAAGTTAGAGTAGATCACTTATCCAATATGGACGAAGACTTCGTTAGTAAGCAAATTTCTATTCTCAGAGCTTCAACTGATGGCCTGCCAATTATCTTTACTGTTAGAACCAAAAAGCAAGGTGGTAAGTTCCCTGATGAGGACTATGAAACCCTTCAAAAGCTACTGATAACTGCTTTGAAGGTTGGTGTTGATTACATTGATTTGGAACTAACTTTGCCAATTGGTATTCAATACAAAGTTTTGAACATGAAGAGAAATACGAAAATTATTGGCTCTCACCATGACTTTGCTAGTGCCTACCCATGGGATCACTCCGAATGGGAGAACAGGTACAATCAAGCTCTTGCCATGGATGTTGATATTGTTAAATTTGTTGGAATGGCCAAAAGCTTCGAAGACAATTTAATGTTAGAGAGATTCAGGGACTCACATACAACTAAACCATTAATTGCCATCAATATGGGAGCACATGGTCGTGTCTCTCGTGTTTTAAATACAATTTTGACTCCTGTGACCTCAGAACATCTTTCAGAAGTTGCTGCTCCTGGCCAACTAACTGTTGCTGAGATCAACCGTATCTACACAGAAATGGGTGGTATCACTAAGAAGGatttctttgttgttgGTAGCCCAATTGGCCATTCTAGGTCACCTGTTCTTCACAACACTGGCTACTCAGTGTTGGGCCTACCACATCATTTCGATAAATTCGAAACTACCTCGGCTGAAGAAGTTAAGAAGCACTTACTAGATAACAAAGCTAACCTAGGTGGTTTGGCTGTAACTATTCCTCTAAAATTGGACATTATCAAGTATATGGATGAATTAACGGAGTCTGCTAAGGTAATTGGTGCTGTGAACACTGTCATTCCATTAGGTAATTCTAAATTCAAAGGTGACAACACTGATTGGCTGGGCATTCGTAACTCTCTTGTTTCAAACGGTGTTCCTGAGTCTGTCTCAGGCTTATCTGGTTTGGTTGTTGGTGCTGGTGGTACCTCCAGAGCCGCAATCTTTGCCCTACATAAGCTTGGCTGCCAGAAGATATTCATTGTTAATAGGACAACCGAAAAGTTAGAAGAACTTGTGAAATTTTTCCCTGAAGAGTACAACATAGTTCCAATCAAGGAAGCTGAAGAGGCAGAAGCTGTAAATGAAACTATCGGCGTTGCAGTGAACTGTGTACCAGCTGATAAACCATTAGATGCAAAGCTAGAGAGCTTGCTGGAAAGACTACTATTAAAATCTTCTCACACTCATTTTGTATCAACTTTGGTGGAAGCTGCATACAAGCCAAGTGTGACGCCAGTGATGAAGCTGGCTAAGGACAAATATCAGTGGAGAGTTGTCCCAGGTGCCCAAATGTTGGTTCACCAAGGTGTTGCACAGTTCGAGACCTGGAATAACTGTAGAGCCCCATTCAAGGCTATCTACGATGCAGTAACCGAGATATGA
- the ERG27 gene encoding 3-keto-steroid reductase (CAGL0M11506g~Ortholog(s) have 3-keto sterol reductase activity, role in cellular response to drug, ergosterol biosynthetic process and endoplasmic reticulum membrane, lipid droplet, mitochondrial outer membrane localization) — protein MTSKTRKVAVITGANSNLGLNIAYRLIERQSADVRLTLVVTSRTLPRVREVVELIKKFVATQEDPCSVDFDYLLVDFTNMVSVLNAYYDLNQKYESINYFFVNAAQGVYDGIDWIGAVKQVLSDPLEAVTNPTYRKQLVGVKSKDEMGLVFQANVFGPYYLIQKILPQLSKGKATVVWISSIMADPKHLSLQDIEMIKSDVTYEGSKRVVDLLHLATYKQMKSQGIHQYVVQPGIFTSYSFAKYLNFFTTFGMLFLFYLARLLGSKWHNIDGYKAANAPVYVATLINPHFEHQEVKYGSASSRDGMEYIETTDIDKTGSSDVLAYIEKKKLEWDDKLKDQITNSRIPI, from the coding sequence ATGACATCCAAGACCAGGAAAGTAGCCGTTATCACTGGTGCCAATAGTAACCTTGGGTTGAACATTGCTTATAGATTAATCGAAAGACAGTCTGCTGACGTCAGATTGACCCTTGTGGTCACTTCGAGGACGTTGCCTCGTGTAAGAGAGGTTGTTGAGTTGATCAAGAAGTTTGTTGCAACTCAGGAGGATCCATGCTCTGTGGATTTTGACTATTTACTTGTGGATTTCACCAACATGGTGAGTGTTTTGAACGCGTACTATGACTTGAACCAGAAATACGAGAGCATCAATTACTTCTTTGTGAATGCTGCACAGGGTGTCTATGATGGTATTGACTGGATTGGTGCTGTAAAGCAGGTGCTATCTGATCCACTTGAAGCTGTTACCAACCCCACTTATAGGAAACAGCTAGTGGGTGTCAAATCAAAGGATGAAATGGGACTGGTCTTTCAGGCCAATGTATTTGGACCATATTATTTGATCCAGAAAATTCTACCTCAATTGTCGAAGGGGAAAGCTACTGTGGTTTGGATTTCCAGTATTATGGCTGACCCAAAACACTTATCTCTACAGGATATCGAAATGATCAAATCAGATGTTACTTATGAAGGTTCTAAGAGAGTTGTAGACTTATTACATTTGGCCACTTATAAGCAAATGAAATCTCAAGGTATTCACCAGTACGTGGTTCAACCCGGTATTTTCACCAGTTATTCATTCGCCAAGTACTTGAACTTCTTCACCACTTTTGGTatgttgttcttgttctatTTGGCCAGACTACTTGGATCCAAATGGCACAACATTGACGGTTACAAAGCAGCTAATGCTCCAGTATACGTTGCCACTCTAATAAATCCACATTTTGAACACCAAGAAGTTAAGTATGGATCTGCAAGTTCAAGAGATGGTATGGAGTATATTGAAACTACAGACATCGATAAGACCGGATCAAGTGACGTTCTTGCATACattgagaagaagaaattagAATGGGATGACAAGTTAAAAGACCAAATAACGAACTCAAGAATTCCAATTTAA
- the APC9 gene encoding anaphase promoting complex subunit 9 (CAGL0M11528g~Ortholog(s) have ubiquitin-protein transferase activity, role in chromatin assembly, protein ubiquitination and anaphase-promoting complex localization), whose amino-acid sequence MSRNIGSNRKSGQRSFQLPTLPPWQTPKFKVANNATPLKRPVRSIRSPGIRISHGNTIHVPKRNIGRVSKKPSINIQEYDYSPFFNRKAIRESQIKSLLECERAAHCLVFHKDCHINIDEFRPDVDIYCGEFDDYSIENLDPPHQESTIDSALNERQRGVLQHTLPNYTGNSIVNKLRNGGSALGIQDPSRNTELIELSKFWSQDSLAYSLRTEDAHNLFQILRLEKDYIRLSREELNQSPKNAGHILDDDVTKHTQQIRHILRMDI is encoded by the coding sequence ATGTCTCGAAATATTGGCTCTAACAGGAAATCCGGGCAGCGGTCCTTCCAGCTGCCGACGTTGCCTCCATGGCAGACACCAAAATTCAAGGTAGCCAACAATGCCACGCCATTGAAAAGACCAGTTAGAAGCATACGATCTCCAGGAATTAGGATCTCTCATGGGAATACCATCCATGTACCTAAGCGTAACATTGGAAGAGTCTCAAAGAAACCCTCAATAAATATACAGGAGTATGACTATTCCCCGTTCTTTAACAGAAAGGCAATTAGAGAGAGTCAGATCAAAAGTTTACTTGAGTGTGAGCGAGCTGCCCACTGTTTAGTTTTTCATAAGGACTGTCATATTAATATCGATGAGTTTAGGCCAGATGTAGACATATACTGTGGTGAATTTGATGACTACTCCATCGAGAACCTTGATCCACCGCATCAGGAAAGTACAATTGACTCGGCTCTTAACGAACGGCAGAGAGGTGTTCTTCAGCATACATTACCCAACTATACTGGAAATAGTATTGTTAACAAACTGAGAAATGGGGGTTCTGCTCTTGGAATTCAGGATCCGTCAAGAAATACTGAGCTCATAGAGCTAAGTAAATTCTGGAGTCAGGATTCTTTGGCATACTCTTTGAGAACCGAGGACGCACATAACCTTTTCCAAATTCTGAGACTAGAGAAGGATTATATTAGACTTTCGCGAGAAGAATTAAATCAAAGTCCAAAGAATGCTGGACATATTTTGGATGATGATGTTACTAAACACACACAACAGATTAGGCATATACTGAGAATGGATATATAG
- the CDC45 gene encoding DNA replication initiation factor CDC45 (CAGL0M11550g~Ortholog(s) have DNA replication origin binding, chromatin binding, single-stranded DNA binding activity), which yields MYYAVDKYGEAYNTIVRSCSSHSSCQLVLFVSCLNVDALCAAKILSLLFKKQLIQSQIVPVFGYSELKTHYDQIDDNVNTVMFIGFGGVVDLETFLEIDPEEYITENAKWKKRVSKRYIYVWDAQRPWNLDNLFGSEIVQCFDDGTVDDQLSEVKEAYYKLIQLEKEQDEDQDPDGDDEDDNNEDDVATDQDEDDDDDDDDDDPYSKKRSLSDSTDNNKRKRKMRKQQIHKYESIIDDYYAQGVTVVNSLAAQVYSLLSSIGETTLQNLWLTILGTTSLDTAFTQIYNRLCPLLQDEVRRLSPKSTGVKTPDTLTLNIQPDYYLFLLRHSSLYDSFYFSNYVNAKLSLWNESGKKRLHKMFARMGIPLTTAQESWLYMDHSIKRELGVIFDKNLDRYGLQDIVRDGFVRSFGYRGSISASEYLEALNALLEVGEAIHDDGISSKDEEDETLTEQENKSLKLHKRWLSNFWLSWDALDDKKLDILKLGIQHAQILQRAIFNTGVTVLEKKMIKHLRIYRLCVLREGPDLDLYRNPLTLLRLGNWLMECCAESEAKQLLPMVLASLDEATDTYLVAGLAPRYPRGLDMLQNRKPILNNFSMAFQQITAQTGAKVKIDNFESSIIEIKKADLSPFLEKLTLSGLI from the coding sequence ATGTACTATGCTGTAGACAAGTACGGTGAGGCCTATAATACCATTGTTCGCAGTTGTTCGAGTCACTCGTCGTGCCAATTGGTATTGTTTGTGTCGTGTTTGAATGTAGATGCGTTGTGTGCTGCAAAGATTCTATCTTTGCTGTTTAAGAAGCAGTTGATCCAGAGTCAGATAGTTCCTGTGTTTGGTTACTCCGAGCTGAAAACCCATTATGACCAGATTGATGATAATGTCAACACTGTAATGTTTATTGGATTTGGTGGTGTTGTTGACCTTGAGACCTTTTTGGAGATTGACCCTGAAGAATACATAACAGAGAATGCCAAGTGGAAGAAGCGTGTTTCTAAGCGATACATATACGTGTGGGACGCACAGAGGCCATGGAATCTGGATAATTTGTTTGGCTCTGAAATAGTACAATGTTTTGACGATGGTACTGTAGATGACCAACTTTCTGAAGTGAAAGAAGCATACTATAAGTTGATCCAGTTGGAAAAAGAGCAGGATGAAGATCAAGATCCAGATGgtgacgatgaagatgacaatAATGAGGATGATGTTGCAACTGACCAGGATGAAGACGATGATGAcgacgatgatgatgacgaccCATATTCTAAGAAGCGTTCCCTAAGTGATAGTACAGATAACAACAAAAGGAAGCGGAAAATGAGGAAACAACAGATTCATAAATATGAGAGTATAATCGATGACTACTACGCTCAAGGTGTTACTGTAGTAAACTCGCTAGCTGCTCAGGTCTACtcattattatcatcaattGGTGAAACTACGTTACAAAATTTATGGCTAACTATACTGGGAACTACTTCTTTAGATACGGCATTCACACAAATCTATAATAGGCTTTGCCCTCTACTCCAGGATGAAGTAAGAAGATTATCGCCAAAAAGCACAGGAGTGAAGACACCAGACACTTTGACGCTAAACATCCAACCTGACTActatctttttcttctaaGGCATTCATCACTGTATGATAGTTTCTACTTCTCAAACTATGTAAATGCCAAGTTATCACTGTGGAATGAAAGCGGAAAAAAACGTTTACATAAGATGTTTGCTAGAATGGGTATACCGTTAACCACAGCTCAGGAGTCGTGGTTATACATGGATCACTCAATCAAAAGGGAATTAGGTGTGATATTCGATAAAAACCTAGATAGGTATGGTTTACAAGATATTGTCAGGGATGGTTTTGTCCGTTCATTTGGTTATAGAGGATCCATTAGTGCAAGTGAATACTTGGAGGCACTTAATGCATTATTAGAAGTGGGAGAAGCTATTCATGACGATGGTATATCATCAAAGGATGAGGAAGACGAGACTCTGACAGAgcaagaaaacaaaagtcTGAAATTACATAAGAGATGGCTATCCAATTTCTGGTTAAGTTGGGATGCCCTTGATGATAAGAAACTCGATATCCTAAAACTTGGTATTCAGCATGCCCAAATCTTACAAAGGGCCATATTCAACACCGGTGTAACAGTactagaaaagaaaatgataaagCATTTACGGATCTATAGACTTTGTGTTCTAAGGGAAGGACCTGATTTAGATCTATACAGAAATCCATTGACACTGCTTCGATTAGGTAACTGGCTAATGGAATGTTGTGCAGAATCAGAGGCCAAGCAGTTGTTGCCAATGGTATTAGCTAGTCTTGACGAAGCCACGGATACGTACCTTGTGGCAGGTCTTGCTCCCCGATACCCGAGAGGACTAGACATGCTCCAGAACCGGAAACCTATTTTGAATAACTTCAGCATGGCTTTTCAACAAATCACTGCACAGACTGGTGCAAAGGTCAAGATAGATAACTTCGAGTCATCGATCATCGAAATCAAGAAAGCGGACCTCTCACCATTCCTAGAAAAGTTAACACTAAGTGGTTTAATCTAG
- the LCL2 gene encoding Lcl2p (CAGL0M11572g~Ortholog(s) have role in ubiquitin-dependent ERAD pathway and fungal-type vacuole localization): MNLLMVLFVAQAHAFFFGQQQQQQQQQASYEDRVLDSGCAKYLCSDTLECVDSWKDCPCPFPKSQLKCMLPKGSNRPYVCISKPATHDEKLNLIYDDPVQGPKAAIKGMRDCGWVQQNL; the protein is encoded by the coding sequence ATGAACTTGTTGATGGTGCTATTTGTAGCGCAGGCGCATGCATTCTTCTTTGggcagcaacagcagcaacagcaacagcaggCTTCCTATGAGGACCGTGTGTTGGACAGTGGTTGCGCAAAATACCTCTGTTCTGACACTTTGGAGTGTGTTGATTCCTGGAAGGACTGTCCTTGTCCATTTCCTAAGTCTCAGTTAAAATGTATGCTACCTAAGGGTTCCAATCGCCCATATGTGTGCATCTCGAAGCCAGCCACACATGATGAGAAGttgaatttgatatatgACGATCCAGTGCAAGGACCCAAGGCTGCAATCAAAGGTATGAGAGATTGTGGGTGGGTACAACAGAACCTATAA
- the SEN2 gene encoding tRNA splicing endonuclease subunit SEN2 (CAGL0M11594g~Ortholog(s) have tRNA-intron endonuclease activity, role in cellular response to drug, mRNA cleavage, tRNA-type intron splice site recognition and cleavage and mitochondrial outer membrane, tRNA-intron endonuclease complex localization) codes for MAKKQFNTKRYKFPLPIHPIDRNALPVVSQYNPISWLQWLYCLYANTNLLPKKLTLTIRKDEQGWCHLLVEDEQDMKYLWNNGFFGTGQMSRSEPTWKFRTEKRLKVNDAGDKPSGTMDLEKVTEIRRIQRLAFKKERLRLEGELSESRSQNISAEQETQIIEEHREKLRVFRSDQLKELNNLKLTAPETRDEDLELYDDSGEIRSLESMELMPVEAIFLTFALPVLDIKINDLIKHFEFQHIEELKVLVRKYAAYHHYRSLKWCVRSGIKFGCDYLLYKRGPPFQHAEFAIMVLDHTESHDYTWYSSVARVASGAKKTLILCYIDDQGLTNETLLDLWHQGNLVKLLQHFKVAEVTYKRWIPGKNRD; via the coding sequence ATGGCTAAGAAGCAATTTAATACAAAGAGGTATAAGTTCCCATTACCAATCCATCCTATTGACCGGAATGCGCTGCCGGTGGTGAGTCAATATAATCCGATATCATGGTTGCAATGGCTATATTGCTTGTATGCAAACACCAACCTGCTTCCGAAGAAGCTGACTTTGACGATTAGAAAAGATGAACAAGGTTGGTGCCATTTACTAGTTGAAGATGAACAAGATATGAAATATCTGTGGAACAATGGGTTCTTTGGCACTGGCCAGATGTCCAGAAGTGAACCCACTTGGAAGTTCAGAACCGAGAAGAGACTAAAAGTTAATGATGCTGGCGATAAACCATCAGGTACTATGGATTTAGAAAAGGTTACTGAGATCAGGAGAATACAAAGACTTGCcttcaagaaagagagacTTAGACTGGAAGGTGAGCTATCTGAATCAAGGTCTCAGAATATATCAGCAGAACAAGAAACCCAAATCATAGAGGAGCATAGAGAGAAACTTCGTGTGTTTAGAAGTGATCAATTGAAGGAACTTaataatttgaaattgacTGCCCCAGAGACTAGGGATGAAGACTTAGAACTTTATGATGATTCTGGCGAGATCAGATCTCTAGAATCGATGGAATTAATGCCAGTAGAGGCAATATTCCTGACTTTCGCATTGCCAGTATtagatatcaaaataaatgaCCTAATAAAGCACTTTGAATTTCAACAtattgaagaattgaagGTATTAGTACGAAAATATGCGGCATACCACCACTATCGATCACTCAAGTGGTGTGTACGGTCGGGAATAAAGTTTGGGTGTGATTATCTTCTATACAAGAGAGGCCCACCATTCCAGCATGCGGAGTTTGCAATAATGGTATTGGACCACACAGAAAGCCACGACTATACTTGGTATTCAAGTGTTGCGCGTGTTGCGAGTGGTGCCAAGAAGACCTTAATCCTCTGTTATATAgacgaccaaggactcaCTAATGAGACCCTTCTAGATCTATGGCATCAGGGGAACTTGGTAAAACTACTCCAACACTTCAAAGTAGCAGAAGTTACATACAAAAGATGGATACCCGGTAAAAACAGAGATTAA